A region from the Bactrocera dorsalis isolate Fly_Bdor chromosome 1, ASM2337382v1, whole genome shotgun sequence genome encodes:
- the LOC105224202 gene encoding basic proline-rich protein isoform X10, protein MKLFVLLLALAATGAHADVSHLSSDLQEDGYHYKQPSVPFPAPPSGNGIDDVQYQPRPQPQPQPRPQPQPRPQPSYPAPSQPSYPAPRPQPQPQPQPSYPAPGPQPQPQPQPSYPAPRPQPQPQPRPQPSYPAPSQPQPRPQPSYPAPSQPTQPGPRPQPQPGRPAPSPQPGPEYLPPDQPQQPRPRPQPQPRPQPQPQPSYPSPRPQPQPQPQPQPQPQPQPSYPAPRPQPQPQPRPQPQPRPQQPGQPKPGPEYIPPAGPTTGPTYQPRPQQPTPGPTYQPRPQQPTPGPTYQPRPQQPTPGPTYQPRPQQPTPGPTYQPRPQQPTPGPTYQPRPQQPTPGPTYQPRPQPQPKPSQPAKPGPEYLPPPGENEVGPKQPAPRPQPQPRPSQPSQPAPRPSYPAPKPSYPALQPSYPGGPSGPGGPQGPGGPGGPSGPQGPGGPGGPSGSYGPGGPSGPSGPGGPGGSYPGGPSGPQGPSGPSGPGGPQGPGGPCGPSGSGGPQGPGGPSGSYGPGGPCGPSGPGGPQGPGGPGGPGGSYGPGGPSGPGGPGGPGGPGGSYGPGGPSGPGGPQGPGGPGGPSGPGGPQGPGGSYGPGGPGGPSGPGSPQGPGGPSGPGGPSGSYGPGGPGGPTGPSGPEAGSLGPDGYNYNKPSRPFSY, encoded by the exons ATG AAATTATTTGTACTACTGCTGGCACTAGCTGCCACTGGTGCGCATGCTGATGTCTCACACTTGAGTAGCGACTTACAGGAGGATGGTTATCATTATAAGCAGCCTTCGGTGCCTTTCCCAGCACCCCCTTCGGGCAATGGCATAGATGATGTACAATATCAACCAAGACCACAGCCACAGCCGCAGCCACGTCCACAGCCGCAACCAAGGCCACAACCTTCATATCCAGCACCCTCACAGCCATCGTATCCAGCACCACGCCCACAGCCACAGCCACAACCACAGCCGTCGTATCCAGCGCCAGGCCCACAGCCGCAGCCACAACCACAGCCATCATATCCAGCACCGCGCCCACAGCCACAACCCCAACCAAGACCACAACCTTCATATCCCGCTCCATCACAGCCACAACCTCGGCCTCAACCTTCATATCCAGCACCCTCACAGCCAACACAGCCCGGACCTCGTCCACAACCTCAACCTGGTCGTCCAGCGCCATCACCACAGCCAGGACCGGAATATTTGCCTCCCGATCAACCACAGCAGCCAAGACCTCGTCCTCAACCACAGCCACGTCCACAACCTCAACCTCAACCCTCATATCCTTCCCCAAGGcctcaacctcaacctcaaccCCAACCTCAGCCTCAGCCACAACCACAGCCCTCATATCCTGCTCCGCGTCCTCAACCTCAGCCTCAACCACGACCACAGCCTCAACCGCGTCCACAACAGCCAGGTCAGCCAAAACCTGGTCCTGAGTATATACCCCCAGCAGGGCCAACTACTGGTCCAACTTATCAACCACGACCACAACAACCCACTCCTGGCCCAACTTATCAACCACGACCACAACAACCCACACCTGGCCCAACTTATCAACCACGACCACAACAACCAACTCCTGGTCCAACTTATCAACCACGACCACAACAACCCACTCCTGGTCCAACTTATCAACCACGGCCACAACAACCCACTCCCGGACCAACTTATCAACCACGGCCACAGCAACCCACTCCGGGACCAACATACCAACCGCGTCCACAACCACAGCCAAAACCATCACAGCCTGCCAAACCAGGTCCAGAATATTTGCCACCACCTGGTGAAAATGAAGTAGGCCCTAAACAGCCGGCACCTCGTCCACAACCACAACCGCGTCCATCGCAACCTAGTCAACCGGCACCTCGACCAAGCTATCCAGCACCAAAACCTTCATACCCTGCTCTTCAGCCTAGTTATCCAGGAGGCCCCAGCGGTCCAGGAGGTCCACAAGGCCCAGGTGGACCCGGCGGTCCAAGTGGCCCACAAGGTCCAGGTGGTCCAGGAGGCCCAAGCGGTTCATATGGTCCAGGTGGTCCAAGCGGTCCAAGTGGTCCAGGAGGTCCAGGCGGTTCATATCCAGGTGGTCCAAGTGGTCCACAAGGTCCAAGTGGTCCTAGTGGTCCAGGAGGTCCACAAGGCCCAGGAGGACCATGTGGTCCTAGCGGTTCAGGTGGTCCACAAGGTCCAGGAGGACCAAGCGGTTCATATGGTCCAGGAGGTCCATGTGGTCCCAGCGGTCCAGGAGGCCCACAAGGCCCAGGTGGTCCAGGAGGTCCAGGCGGTTCATATGGTCCAGGTGGTCCCAGCGGTCCAGGAG GCCCAGGTGGTCCAGGAGGCCCAGGTGGTTCATATGGTCCAGGTGGCCCCAGCGGTCCAGGAGGTCCACAAGGCCCAGGTGGACCAGGCGGTCCAAGCGGTCCAGGAGGCCCACAAGGCCCAGGCGGTTCATATGGTCCAGGAGGACCAGGTGGTCCAAGCGGTCCAGGAAGTCCACAAGGCCCAGGTGGTCCAAGTGGTCCAGGAGGTCCAAGCGGTTCATATGGTCCAGGCGGCCCTGGGGGACCAACAGGACCCAGCGGTCCCGAGGCGGGATCTCTCGGACCTGATGGTTATAACTACAACAAACCATCTAGACCCTTCTCATATTAA
- the LOC105224202 gene encoding basic proline-rich protein isoform X4 — MKLFVLLLALAATGAHADVSHLSSDLQEDGYHYKQPSVPFPAPPSGNGIDDVQYQPRPQPQPQPRPQPQPRPQPSYPAPSQPSYPAPRPQPQPQPQPSYPAPGPQPQPQPQPSYPAPRPQPQPQPRPQPSYPAPSQPQPRPQPSYPAPSQPTQPGPRPQPQPGRPAPSPQPGPEYLPPDQPQQPRPRPQPQPRPQPQPQPSYPSPRPQPQPQPQPQPQPQPQPSYPAPRPQPQPQPRPQPQPRPQQPGQPKPGPEYIPPAGPTTGPTYQPRPQQPTPGPTYQPRPQQPTPGPTYQPRPQQPTPGPTYQPRPQQPTPGPTYQPRPQQPTPGPTYQPRPQQPTPGPTYQPRPQPQPKPSQPAKPGPEYLPPPGENEVGPKQPAPRPQPQPRPSQPSQPAPRPSYPAPKPSYPALQPSYPGGPSGPGGPQGPGGPGGPSGPQGPGGPGGPSGSYGPGGPSGPSGPGGPGGSYPGGPSGPQGPSGPSGPGGPQGPGGPCGPSGSGGPQGPGGPSGSYGPGGPCGPSGPGGPQGPGGPGGPGGSYGPGGPSGPGGPGGSYGPGGPSGPGGPQGPGGPGGPGGSYGPGGPSGPGGPQGPGGPGGPSGPGGPQGPGGSYGPGGPGGPSGPGSPQGPGGPSGPGGPSGSYGPGGPGGPTGPSGPEAGSLGPDGYNYNKPSRPFSY, encoded by the exons ATG AAATTATTTGTACTACTGCTGGCACTAGCTGCCACTGGTGCGCATGCTGATGTCTCACACTTGAGTAGCGACTTACAGGAGGATGGTTATCATTATAAGCAGCCTTCGGTGCCTTTCCCAGCACCCCCTTCGGGCAATGGCATAGATGATGTACAATATCAACCAAGACCACAGCCACAGCCGCAGCCACGTCCACAGCCGCAACCAAGGCCACAACCTTCATATCCAGCACCCTCACAGCCATCGTATCCAGCACCACGCCCACAGCCACAGCCACAACCACAGCCGTCGTATCCAGCGCCAGGCCCACAGCCGCAGCCACAACCACAGCCATCATATCCAGCACCGCGCCCACAGCCACAACCCCAACCAAGACCACAACCTTCATATCCCGCTCCATCACAGCCACAACCTCGGCCTCAACCTTCATATCCAGCACCCTCACAGCCAACACAGCCCGGACCTCGTCCACAACCTCAACCTGGTCGTCCAGCGCCATCACCACAGCCAGGACCGGAATATTTGCCTCCCGATCAACCACAGCAGCCAAGACCTCGTCCTCAACCACAGCCACGTCCACAACCTCAACCTCAACCCTCATATCCTTCCCCAAGGcctcaacctcaacctcaaccCCAACCTCAGCCTCAGCCACAACCACAGCCCTCATATCCTGCTCCGCGTCCTCAACCTCAGCCTCAACCACGACCACAGCCTCAACCGCGTCCACAACAGCCAGGTCAGCCAAAACCTGGTCCTGAGTATATACCCCCAGCAGGGCCAACTACTGGTCCAACTTATCAACCACGACCACAACAACCCACTCCTGGCCCAACTTATCAACCACGACCACAACAACCCACACCTGGCCCAACTTATCAACCACGACCACAACAACCAACTCCTGGTCCAACTTATCAACCACGACCACAACAACCCACTCCTGGTCCAACTTATCAACCACGGCCACAACAACCCACTCCCGGACCAACTTATCAACCACGGCCACAGCAACCCACTCCGGGACCAACATACCAACCGCGTCCACAACCACAGCCAAAACCATCACAGCCTGCCAAACCAGGTCCAGAATATTTGCCACCACCTGGTGAAAATGAAGTAGGCCCTAAACAGCCGGCACCTCGTCCACAACCACAACCGCGTCCATCGCAACCTAGTCAACCGGCACCTCGACCAAGCTATCCAGCACCAAAACCTTCATACCCTGCTCTTCAGCCTAGTTATCCAGGAGGCCCCAGCGGTCCAGGAGGTCCACAAGGCCCAGGTGGACCCGGCGGTCCAAGTGGCCCACAAGGTCCAGGTGGTCCAGGAGGCCCAAGCGGTTCATATGGTCCAGGTGGTCCAAGCGGTCCAAGTGGTCCAGGAGGTCCAGGCGGTTCATATCCAGGTGGTCCAAGTGGTCCACAAGGTCCAAGTGGTCCTAGTGGTCCAGGAGGTCCACAAGGCCCAGGAGGACCATGTGGTCCTAGCGGTTCAGGTGGTCCACAAGGTCCAGGAGGACCAAGCGGTTCATATGGTCCAGGAGGTCCATGTGGTCCCAGCGGTCCAGGAGGCCCACAAGGCCCAGGTGGTCCAGGAGGTCCAGGCGGTTCATATGGTCCAGGTGGTCCCAGCGGTCCAGGAG GCCCAGGTGGTTCATATGGTCCAGGTGGCCCCAGCGGTCCAGGAGGTCCCCAAGGCCCAGGTGGTCCAGGAGGCCCAGGTGGTTCATATGGTCCAGGTGGCCCCAGCGGTCCAGGAGGTCCACAAGGCCCAGGTGGACCAGGCGGTCCAAGCGGTCCAGGAGGCCCACAAGGCCCAGGCGGTTCATATGGTCCAGGAGGACCAGGTGGTCCAAGCGGTCCAGGAAGTCCACAAGGCCCAGGTGGTCCAAGTGGTCCAGGAGGTCCAAGCGGTTCATATGGTCCAGGCGGCCCTGGGGGACCAACAGGACCCAGCGGTCCCGAGGCGGGATCTCTCGGACCTGATGGTTATAACTACAACAAACCATCTAGACCCTTCTCATATTAA
- the LOC105224202 gene encoding basic proline-rich protein isoform X12 — protein MKLFVLLLALAATGAHADVSHLSSDLQEDGYHYKQPSVPFPAPPSGNGIDDVQYQPRPQPQPQPRPQPQPRPQPSYPAPSQPSYPAPRPQPQPQPQPSYPAPGPQPQPQPQPSYPAPRPQPQPQPRPQPSYPAPSQPQPRPQPSYPAPSQPTQPGPRPQPQPGRPAPSPQPGPEYLPPDQPQQPRPRPQPQPRPQPQPQPSYPSPRPQPQPQPQPQPQPQPQPSYPAPRPQPQPQPRPQPQPRPQQPGQPKPGPEYIPPAGPTTGPTYQPRPQQPTPGPTYQPRPQQPTPGPTYQPRPQQPTPGPTYQPRPQQPTPGPTYQPRPQQPTPGPTYQPRPQQPTPGPTYQPRPQPQPKPSQPAKPGPEYLPPPGENEVGPKQPAPRPQPQPRPSQPSQPAPRPSYPAPKPSYPALQPSYPGGPSGPGGPQGPGGPGGPSGPQGPGGPGGPSGSYGPGGPSGPSGPGGPGGSYPGGPSGPQGPSGPSGPGGPQGPGGPCGPSGSGGPQGPGGPSGSYGPGGPCGPSGPGGPQGPGGPGGPGGSYGPGGPSGPGGPGGSYGPGGPSGPGGPQGPGGPGGPSGPGGPQGPGGSYGPGGPGGPSGPGSPQGPGGPSGPGGPSGSYGPGGPGGPTGPSGPEAGSLGPDGYNYNKPSRPFSY, from the exons ATG AAATTATTTGTACTACTGCTGGCACTAGCTGCCACTGGTGCGCATGCTGATGTCTCACACTTGAGTAGCGACTTACAGGAGGATGGTTATCATTATAAGCAGCCTTCGGTGCCTTTCCCAGCACCCCCTTCGGGCAATGGCATAGATGATGTACAATATCAACCAAGACCACAGCCACAGCCGCAGCCACGTCCACAGCCGCAACCAAGGCCACAACCTTCATATCCAGCACCCTCACAGCCATCGTATCCAGCACCACGCCCACAGCCACAGCCACAACCACAGCCGTCGTATCCAGCGCCAGGCCCACAGCCGCAGCCACAACCACAGCCATCATATCCAGCACCGCGCCCACAGCCACAACCCCAACCAAGACCACAACCTTCATATCCCGCTCCATCACAGCCACAACCTCGGCCTCAACCTTCATATCCAGCACCCTCACAGCCAACACAGCCCGGACCTCGTCCACAACCTCAACCTGGTCGTCCAGCGCCATCACCACAGCCAGGACCGGAATATTTGCCTCCCGATCAACCACAGCAGCCAAGACCTCGTCCTCAACCACAGCCACGTCCACAACCTCAACCTCAACCCTCATATCCTTCCCCAAGGcctcaacctcaacctcaaccCCAACCTCAGCCTCAGCCACAACCACAGCCCTCATATCCTGCTCCGCGTCCTCAACCTCAGCCTCAACCACGACCACAGCCTCAACCGCGTCCACAACAGCCAGGTCAGCCAAAACCTGGTCCTGAGTATATACCCCCAGCAGGGCCAACTACTGGTCCAACTTATCAACCACGACCACAACAACCCACTCCTGGCCCAACTTATCAACCACGACCACAACAACCCACACCTGGCCCAACTTATCAACCACGACCACAACAACCAACTCCTGGTCCAACTTATCAACCACGACCACAACAACCCACTCCTGGTCCAACTTATCAACCACGGCCACAACAACCCACTCCCGGACCAACTTATCAACCACGGCCACAGCAACCCACTCCGGGACCAACATACCAACCGCGTCCACAACCACAGCCAAAACCATCACAGCCTGCCAAACCAGGTCCAGAATATTTGCCACCACCTGGTGAAAATGAAGTAGGCCCTAAACAGCCGGCACCTCGTCCACAACCACAACCGCGTCCATCGCAACCTAGTCAACCGGCACCTCGACCAAGCTATCCAGCACCAAAACCTTCATACCCTGCTCTTCAGCCTAGTTATCCAGGAGGCCCCAGCGGTCCAGGAGGTCCACAAGGCCCAGGTGGACCCGGCGGTCCAAGTGGCCCACAAGGTCCAGGTGGTCCAGGAGGCCCAAGCGGTTCATATGGTCCAGGTGGTCCAAGCGGTCCAAGTGGTCCAGGAGGTCCAGGCGGTTCATATCCAGGTGGTCCAAGTGGTCCACAAGGTCCAAGTGGTCCTAGTGGTCCAGGAGGTCCACAAGGCCCAGGAGGACCATGTGGTCCTAGCGGTTCAGGTGGTCCACAAGGTCCAGGAGGACCAAGCGGTTCATATGGTCCAGGAGGTCCATGTGGTCCCAGCGGTCCAGGAGGCCCACAAGGCCCAGGTGGTCCAGGAGGTCCAGGCGGTTCATATGGTCCAGGTGGTCCCAGCGGTCCAGGAG GCCCAGGTGGTTCATATGGTCCAGGTGGCCCCAGCGGTCCAGGAGGTCCACAAGGCCCAGGTGGACCAGGCGGTCCAAGCGGTCCAGGAGGCCCACAAGGCCCAGGCGGTTCATATGGTCCAGGAGGACCAGGTGGTCCAAGCGGTCCAGGAAGTCCACAAGGCCCAGGTGGTCCAAGTGGTCCAGGAGGTCCAAGCGGTTCATATGGTCCAGGCGGCCCTGGGGGACCAACAGGACCCAGCGGTCCCGAGGCGGGATCTCTCGGACCTGATGGTTATAACTACAACAAACCATCTAGACCCTTCTCATATTAA
- the LOC105224202 gene encoding basic proline-rich protein isoform X7: MKLFVLLLALAATGAHADVSHLSSDLQEDGYHYKQPSVPFPAPPSGNGIDDVQYQPRPQPQPQPRPQPQPRPQPSYPAPSQPSYPAPRPQPQPQPQPSYPAPGPQPQPQPQPSYPAPRPQPQPQPRPQPSYPAPSQPQPRPQPSYPAPSQPTQPGPRPQPQPGRPAPSPQPGPEYLPPDQPQQPRPRPQPQPRPQPQPQPSYPSPRPQPQPQPQPQPQPQPQPSYPAPRPQPQPQPRPQPQPRPQQPGQPKPGPEYIPPAGPTTGPTYQPRPQQPTPGPTYQPRPQQPTPGPTYQPRPQQPTPGPTYQPRPQQPTPGPTYQPRPQQPTPGPTYQPRPQQPTPGPTYQPRPQPQPKPSQPAKPGPEYLPPPGENEVGPKQPAPRPQPQPRPSQPSQPAPRPSYPAPKPSYPALQPSYPGGPSGPGGPQGPGGPGGPSGPQGPGGPGGPSGSYGPGGPSGPSGPGGPGGSYPGGPSGPQGPSGPSGPGGPQGPGGPCGPSGSGGPQGPGGPSGSYGPGGPCGPSGPGGPQGPGGPGGPGGSYGPGGPSGPGGPQGPGGAGGPDGSYRPGGPSGPGGPQGPGGPGGPSGPGGPQGPGGSYGPGGPGGPSGPGSPQGPGGPSGPGGPSGSYGPGGPGGPTGPSGPEAGSLGPDGYNYNKPSRPFSY; encoded by the exons ATG AAATTATTTGTACTACTGCTGGCACTAGCTGCCACTGGTGCGCATGCTGATGTCTCACACTTGAGTAGCGACTTACAGGAGGATGGTTATCATTATAAGCAGCCTTCGGTGCCTTTCCCAGCACCCCCTTCGGGCAATGGCATAGATGATGTACAATATCAACCAAGACCACAGCCACAGCCGCAGCCACGTCCACAGCCGCAACCAAGGCCACAACCTTCATATCCAGCACCCTCACAGCCATCGTATCCAGCACCACGCCCACAGCCACAGCCACAACCACAGCCGTCGTATCCAGCGCCAGGCCCACAGCCGCAGCCACAACCACAGCCATCATATCCAGCACCGCGCCCACAGCCACAACCCCAACCAAGACCACAACCTTCATATCCCGCTCCATCACAGCCACAACCTCGGCCTCAACCTTCATATCCAGCACCCTCACAGCCAACACAGCCCGGACCTCGTCCACAACCTCAACCTGGTCGTCCAGCGCCATCACCACAGCCAGGACCGGAATATTTGCCTCCCGATCAACCACAGCAGCCAAGACCTCGTCCTCAACCACAGCCACGTCCACAACCTCAACCTCAACCCTCATATCCTTCCCCAAGGcctcaacctcaacctcaaccCCAACCTCAGCCTCAGCCACAACCACAGCCCTCATATCCTGCTCCGCGTCCTCAACCTCAGCCTCAACCACGACCACAGCCTCAACCGCGTCCACAACAGCCAGGTCAGCCAAAACCTGGTCCTGAGTATATACCCCCAGCAGGGCCAACTACTGGTCCAACTTATCAACCACGACCACAACAACCCACTCCTGGCCCAACTTATCAACCACGACCACAACAACCCACACCTGGCCCAACTTATCAACCACGACCACAACAACCAACTCCTGGTCCAACTTATCAACCACGACCACAACAACCCACTCCTGGTCCAACTTATCAACCACGGCCACAACAACCCACTCCCGGACCAACTTATCAACCACGGCCACAGCAACCCACTCCGGGACCAACATACCAACCGCGTCCACAACCACAGCCAAAACCATCACAGCCTGCCAAACCAGGTCCAGAATATTTGCCACCACCTGGTGAAAATGAAGTAGGCCCTAAACAGCCGGCACCTCGTCCACAACCACAACCGCGTCCATCGCAACCTAGTCAACCGGCACCTCGACCAAGCTATCCAGCACCAAAACCTTCATACCCTGCTCTTCAGCCTAGTTATCCAGGAGGCCCCAGCGGTCCAGGAGGTCCACAAGGCCCAGGTGGACCCGGCGGTCCAAGTGGCCCACAAGGTCCAGGTGGTCCAGGAGGCCCAAGCGGTTCATATGGTCCAGGTGGTCCAAGCGGTCCAAGTGGTCCAGGAGGTCCAGGCGGTTCATATCCAGGTGGTCCAAGTGGTCCACAAGGTCCAAGTGGTCCTAGTGGTCCAGGAGGTCCACAAGGCCCAGGAGGACCATGTGGTCCTAGCGGTTCAGGTGGTCCACAAGGTCCAGGAGGACCAAGCGGTTCATATGGTCCAGGAGGTCCATGTGGTCCCAGCGGTCCAGGAGGCCCACAAGGCCCAGGTGGTCCAGGAGGTCCAGGCGGTTCATATGGTCCAGGTGGTCCCAGCGGTCCAGGAGGTCCACAAGGCCCAGGTGGTGCAGGAGGCCCAGATGGTTCATATCGTCCAGGTGGTCCCAGCGGTCCAGGAGGTCCACAAG GCCCAGGTGGACCAGGCGGTCCAAGCGGTCCAGGAGGCCCACAAGGCCCAGGCGGTTCATATGGTCCAGGAGGACCAGGTGGTCCAAGCGGTCCAGGAAGTCCACAAGGCCCAGGTGGTCCAAGTGGTCCAGGAGGTCCAAGCGGTTCATATGGTCCAGGCGGCCCTGGGGGACCAACAGGACCCAGCGGTCCCGAGGCGGGATCTCTCGGACCTGATGGTTATAACTACAACAAACCATCTAGACCCTTCTCATATTAA
- the LOC105224202 gene encoding basic proline-rich protein isoform X20 produces the protein MKLFVLLLALAATGAHADVSHLSSDLQEDGYHYKQPSVPFPAPPSGNGIDDVQYQPRPQPQPQPRPQPQPRPQPSYPAPSQPSYPAPRPQPQPQPQPSYPAPGPQPQPQPQPSYPAPRPQPQPQPRPQPSYPAPSQPQPRPQPSYPAPSQPTQPGPRPQPQPGRPAPSPQPGPEYLPPDQPQQPRPRPQPQPRPQPQPQPSYPSPRPQPQPQPQPQPQPQPQPSYPAPRPQPQPQPRPQPQPRPQQPGQPKPGPEYIPPAGPTTGPTYQPRPQQPTPGPTYQPRPQQPTPGPTYQPRPQQPTPGPTYQPRPQQPTPGPTYQPRPQQPTPGPTYQPRPQQPTPGPTYQPRPQPQPKPSQPAKPGPEYLPPPGENEVGPKQPAPRPQPQPRPSQPSQPAPRPSYPAPKPSYPALQPSYPGGPSGPGGPQGPGGPGGPSGPQGPGGPGGPSGSYGPGGPSGPSGPGGPGGSYPGGPSGPQGPSGPSGPGGPQGPGGPCGPSGSGGPQGPGGPSGSYGPGGPCGPSGPGGPQGPGGPGGPGGSYGPGGPSGPGGPQGPGGSYGPGGPGGPSGPGSPQGPGGPSGPGGPSGSYGPGGPGGPTGPSGPEAGSLGPDGYNYNKPSRPFSY, from the exons ATG AAATTATTTGTACTACTGCTGGCACTAGCTGCCACTGGTGCGCATGCTGATGTCTCACACTTGAGTAGCGACTTACAGGAGGATGGTTATCATTATAAGCAGCCTTCGGTGCCTTTCCCAGCACCCCCTTCGGGCAATGGCATAGATGATGTACAATATCAACCAAGACCACAGCCACAGCCGCAGCCACGTCCACAGCCGCAACCAAGGCCACAACCTTCATATCCAGCACCCTCACAGCCATCGTATCCAGCACCACGCCCACAGCCACAGCCACAACCACAGCCGTCGTATCCAGCGCCAGGCCCACAGCCGCAGCCACAACCACAGCCATCATATCCAGCACCGCGCCCACAGCCACAACCCCAACCAAGACCACAACCTTCATATCCCGCTCCATCACAGCCACAACCTCGGCCTCAACCTTCATATCCAGCACCCTCACAGCCAACACAGCCCGGACCTCGTCCACAACCTCAACCTGGTCGTCCAGCGCCATCACCACAGCCAGGACCGGAATATTTGCCTCCCGATCAACCACAGCAGCCAAGACCTCGTCCTCAACCACAGCCACGTCCACAACCTCAACCTCAACCCTCATATCCTTCCCCAAGGcctcaacctcaacctcaaccCCAACCTCAGCCTCAGCCACAACCACAGCCCTCATATCCTGCTCCGCGTCCTCAACCTCAGCCTCAACCACGACCACAGCCTCAACCGCGTCCACAACAGCCAGGTCAGCCAAAACCTGGTCCTGAGTATATACCCCCAGCAGGGCCAACTACTGGTCCAACTTATCAACCACGACCACAACAACCCACTCCTGGCCCAACTTATCAACCACGACCACAACAACCCACACCTGGCCCAACTTATCAACCACGACCACAACAACCAACTCCTGGTCCAACTTATCAACCACGACCACAACAACCCACTCCTGGTCCAACTTATCAACCACGGCCACAACAACCCACTCCCGGACCAACTTATCAACCACGGCCACAGCAACCCACTCCGGGACCAACATACCAACCGCGTCCACAACCACAGCCAAAACCATCACAGCCTGCCAAACCAGGTCCAGAATATTTGCCACCACCTGGTGAAAATGAAGTAGGCCCTAAACAGCCGGCACCTCGTCCACAACCACAACCGCGTCCATCGCAACCTAGTCAACCGGCACCTCGACCAAGCTATCCAGCACCAAAACCTTCATACCCTGCTCTTCAGCCTAGTTATCCAGGAGGCCCCAGCGGTCCAGGAGGTCCACAAGGCCCAGGTGGACCCGGCGGTCCAAGTGGCCCACAAGGTCCAGGTGGTCCAGGAGGCCCAAGCGGTTCATATGGTCCAGGTGGTCCAAGCGGTCCAAGTGGTCCAGGAGGTCCAGGCGGTTCATATCCAGGTGGTCCAAGTGGTCCACAAGGTCCAAGTGGTCCTAGTGGTCCAGGAGGTCCACAAGGCCCAGGAGGACCATGTGGTCCTAGCGGTTCAGGTGGTCCACAAGGTCCAGGAGGACCAAGCGGTTCATATGGTCCAGGAGGTCCATGTGGTCCCAGCGGTCCAGGAGGCCCACAAGGCCCAGGTGGTCCAGGAGGTCCAGGCGGTTCATATGGTCCAGGTGGTCCCAGCGGTCCAGGAGGTCCACAAGGCCCAG GCGGTTCATATGGTCCAGGAGGACCAGGTGGTCCAAGCGGTCCAGGAAGTCCACAAGGCCCAGGTGGTCCAAGTGGTCCAGGAGGTCCAAGCGGTTCATATGGTCCAGGCGGCCCTGGGGGACCAACAGGACCCAGCGGTCCCGAGGCGGGATCTCTCGGACCTGATGGTTATAACTACAACAAACCATCTAGACCCTTCTCATATTAA